The sequence below is a genomic window from Paroedura picta isolate Pp20150507F chromosome 12, Ppicta_v3.0, whole genome shotgun sequence.
GAATCGTGCCAGCACATTCTCCTCTGGTTCTTGCACACAGAAGTACCACGATTCTAACCCAACATTACCTTCTTTCTCCCTACAAGGAAGAAAGCCAATGTATAGGCCCACAGATAACAATGAAAATAGTATTGATAGGCCAGGCAAGTCCGATTCCATTGGCTTTCGGAAACTGAGCAGGgccaatcctggctagtattgggatgggagacgtCCACGGATTTGGGTGGTTATCATGAGGAGgaaacaggcagtggcaaaccacatctgaacatcccttgcctggctgccagacagagaTCTCCTGGCTGCATGACACACTCCATAcgataaatcaggggtagtcaaactgcggccctccagatgtccatggactacaattcccaggagcccctgccagcgaacgctggcaggggctcatgggaattgtagtccacggacatctggagggccgcagtttgactccccctgcgataaatgaataaatgacatTGAGAATTGCCTTGGTCTTATTTGATGCCATTTCCAGCGCGAAGCAGGTAGGAATGATAATCTGACATCCTTCCCCGGTGCAGGCCTTAATTATTGAATTGTCCATTGCAAAACATTACAACAATTTAGGGCTGCGATGATCCATGCCGTGTGGTTGCAATTCTCACagctttctctcctcccttctccccccagcccttgTGTCCGAAGGAGCTCTGGCATTTTGTACATCAGTGTTACGGTACCGAACTAGGGCTCACAAGCGACGACGAAGACTATGTGCCTCCTGATGACGATTTCAACACAATGGGGTAAGCCGAGAGGCCTGGAAGTgatgggaggaaggagagggggcatCGTCCGAGcagggaattggggtcactgtgggcgggtgggcaggtagctgtgagtgtccggcattgtgcagggggtcggactagatgaccctggaggaccctcccaactctatgttCCTGCGAttctacatgcagacagctgggtaaccttggaccagtcacagttccctcagagctctctcagactctcctccctggcagggtgcccgttgtggggagaggcagggaaaggttgcttgtaagtcactttgggactccttcgggtagggaaaagtacaaaaaaacccagctttttcttcttcctcttttctttctgcctttcacTTTTCCTGGCATCATTTTCTCTTCccgtgactcttgtcttctcatcccCTGGACCTTTGGTCAATGAGCATGTACAGGTCAGCTACAGTTGGGAGGGGTCTTCCAGAGAGAGGCTAGCACATTCGCCATCTCCAGGCTCAATTGGCGCCGTCTGAAATGTTccaattgtaagccgtgacttctttgggtagtaaaaagttccagctcttcaagttGTTCCAAGTGCAGCAGGCTTTGGGGCTCCTCGTGCTTTCCAAAATGAGCCACAGGCTGGCCTGACGTACCTGAAGCTGAGCGTATGCTTATCATGATGTACGAATTTACGGAGCATTCTTTAAACGGGCTAGAGGCCATCTGGGTAGCAGAGAAGTTACCTGGTGAGAAAGACGAAGGAATTGCCCAAACACCAACGTTGCCCTCCTGGTCATTTCTTCAGCCCTGGGGTGGATCATTCTTTCTCCCAAGTTCATTCATTCTTCCGGGTAGGGAGTTGCTCAAACCTTCATGGATTCTGTTTGCTCTTTTAGCTACTGTGAAGAGATCCCGGTGGAAGAAAATGAGGTCAATGACAGCTCCTCCAAAAGCAGCATGGAAGTCAAACCGGAGGCCAGCCCCAGTCCTCAGCTCCCCAAGAAGTCGGTTACCACCAGCAGCACGTTGACGCCCACAGGAAGTACCGAAGCCCCAGTCCCAGTAGGTATTCCCCTCCTCCAATCACTGTTAGCATCAAAACCACCCGTTCTGGGTCAGGTCGTGCTCCCCTTGAAGGGACAGGGGTGCTCTTGGACCCAGGCCCAGCGCTGGGTAAGCAGGCAGCAGCTAGGAGTGCCTTTGACTGGCTAGCCTGCTGTGGCCTCTCCTGAGCCGAAATGATCCATCCCCTTTGGTGACATCTAGATTATGTGATGACCATTGTCGGCTCTCTCCTAGTATGAAGGGATCGTTCCCGAGGAACAGGAGGTTGTGGACATCCCCGTAGAGAAGGAGCTGACGATTGCAAACATCATTGGAGACAAGATAGAGATCATCGCGCCCGTGAATTCCCCTTCCCTGGATTTCAACGACAACGAGGACATTCCGACTGAACTCAGCGACTCCTCGGAGACGCATGACGAGGGTGCGCCCAGGGGCACTGTGGCAAAGCTGGGTGTTCTTTTAGAGGTTATGCTAACCTTGTATTGCGTGCTGTGAGAGTCAATGAATAAAGGATCAGAATTCCATGTTCCGATGGTCATGGGTCACTCCGTCGTGACCTTCAGCGCCGTGTTTGGCGCCCCATCTGACCATCGTCCTTTCCATTTTAAGACTCACTACCGTGTACGGCTGATTTCCGGCTGAATTGCATTTGGAATCTAGagtagggatagtcaacctgtagtcctccagatgttcatggactacatgttcatggactacaattcccatgagcatttgctggcaggggctcatgggaattgtagtccatgaacatctggaggaccacaagttgactgcccctgatctagagcatcaTGAGATGAATGGGTGTGGTTTCTGTGCAAAACCAAATAAGGGAAACCCAAACCCAACCTAACCTGAAAAGttgggaacccaaaggttgagctgccaGAAGCATCTTTAGGTCATGAGCCACATCCATGTCCTGCACAGAAGGTCTTTCAAGGTCTTTCCAGATGAGAAAGGCCAGTATCTGATGAACCAAGATATTTACGAGGTGGTTACAGTTCAAACTACAAGTCGGGCTGATCCAAGccaaaagatttcttttttcattCAACCTTTTGCGGTCCCAGATCACCCGCACATAGAAAAATCACACTGGGAAACCTCTGATCAAGCAATTATTCCAAGGACAACTCGGCAAGCTAGATCACTTTCACGTTGGGCCTGGCTTTACAAATTTATTTCTGGAAGAGTTTGCGGAAAGACCGAGTCAGCGTACCTTTTCCACCGGTAGCAGTCCATCTGAGCCTTAATTAGTACATCCATCTGCTTAAAACCAGCAACAACCCTGCAGTGTAATCTCTGCTTCCTCCTGCAGGGGAAGTTCAGGCCTTTTATGAAGACCTGAACGGTCGGCAGTACATGAACGAGGTGTTCAACTTCAGCGTGGACAAGCTGTACGACCTCCTATTCACGGACTCTCAGTTCCTAAGGGACTTCATGGAGCAGCGGAGATTCTCGGGTGAGTTTGGTGCTCTTCACTTCTGTTGCCTTTCGATCCATATTTATTTCTACTTTAAGTAGGCTCGGGGAGGTGAATGGCGAATACCCACATTGCAGTCATCGGAAAAGCACCAAGATTTCAAAATCTAACATCATAATTCTGCTGCCATCCTGTTTAATACTGTGGTGGGAGCATCTCCTGAGGCGTGTGTGTGGGTTGGGGGACCAGCATAACCAGGAGGGACCTGAGATGGGGGAGGCGGAGGGAGACCCATAGTTATCTCCCcatcatcctggcctcaacccatagatctggtggaaaaGTACCATTTTAAGGCCTGGTGGAATTTTGTTAGTTCCATCAAGGCCCGGGACTCAACTGgtaacttgttccaccaggtgggagccaaagCTGAGAATACTCTAGTTAAAGCCAGGTGGATTTATCTTGGGCCAGGATCACCAACAGGTTGGTATTTGTGTAAGGCTGTCCAGGGGACAtcctgggagaggtggtcccatagaGACTCAGGGCCCAGACGTAAAGGTTTAGCTAAAGGCACATATCTGCACTACGAATATTCATATGAAGACATTTGTCTTGGACTAGCAAGGGAGAATCGGTACTGTGGTTCAGTGGCTTCGTAAAACTCTAGTTCCAGTCTGTTTCTCTGCGTTGCCTTAGgcgggaaaaaagggggggggatcatttccCATCTTTCTTTTACGTGGCAAGGGATCCCTGCTTCACAATAGACCCCTCTATTTGGGCTGCcagctggggtagaggtggaagTTATTGGCTGCCTCCAGCCCTGATGCCAGCCCTGGGAATACATTCCCTGCCGCCCCCTGCTTTGCTCAACAGCATAAAAATCGTTCCAGAGGGGAGCCATGTCAGTTTGCAGCAGAAGAGCGGAATTTGAATCCAGGACCCCCttcgagaccaacaagattcAGCAGTGGGGTATGACCTTCCGTGAGTCCCGACTCTGGCAATTAgactctcgaaagctcatccccccccccccaacttttgtCCGTCTCTACTCCTGGACTGAAATCTAACTGCTCATTAGCATGCCTTTTTCTCCCAGTGACTGTTTCCATGTCTGGAGTGCAGCCAGGGGATCCGACGATGGTCTGGCAGCCCAAAGTTCTCTCTTTAGCGTTATCCCGGATGTGCCACGAGAAGGCGAGCCGGAATGTTATATTATTAGCCGTTTCCCTTCATGCAAAGTGTCACTACCAGAACAAATTCAAATAATTGTAGGCAGATCCTATTTAGAAAAAAGGGAGATGCgaaggcttagagcaggggtagtcaaactgcggccctccagatgcccatggactacaattcccaggagccccctgccagcattcgctggcagggggcttctgggaattgtagtccatgggcatctggagggccgcagtttgactacccccggcttAGAGAATTAAGACCAGCAGGCAGCATCCAGAGCTGTCGCAACAATATCTTTTGCTAGGAAATCAAAATGGTCACTCTTCACGGGCATATCTTTTGTTGCCCATTCTAAAATatggccttttctttttttaaagaaccagctggctgtaatggttaagagtggcagcctcaaatcaggagagccaggtttgatgccccactcctcctccacatgcagccagttgggtgaccttggcataCTCAcggtcctgctagagctgttctcacagagcagtcctgtcagagctctctcagccccacctacctcacaggtgcctgtagtggggagaggaagggaaggcgagtgtaagccgcttggagactccctcgggcagtgaaaagtggagtataaaaactaaATCTTCTTCTTTTATACATAGCCTGGGTATCATcagtggccgccattttgttccTCTATGCACCCTGGGTACCATGTTGTGATTTCCAGCTTGTGTTTCTCTGCCACTTCGTTCTGCAATAAAAATCAGCATCGCCACCTTTATGTTCCTGTGTGCAGCTCttgtcatatgataaataaattataatcaGCCAacgatgttctctctctctctctcctcagatATCATCTTTCATCcgtggaagaaggaagaaactgGAAACCAGAGCCGGGTAATTCTCTACACCATCACCCTCACCAACCCTCTGGCCCCCAAAACTGCCACCGTCACGGAGACTCAGGTGCGTCTGCCAAAGGCCGaatcctccccctgcccttccccactGACCCAGTGTGCGGCTCAGCCCCTTTAGCCACGGATGCCCTCCCACGCGAATCCCGTCACGGCCTTTCCCTGGGCAGGCTGACCCCTGTCTTGCTGTCTCTCTGCTCCCCCAGACCATGTACAAGGCCAGCCAGGAGAGCGAGTGCTACGTGATCGACGCAGAGGTGCTGACGCACGACGTCCCCTACCACGATTACTTCTACACGATTAATCGTTACACGTTGACGCGGGTCTCCAGGAACAAGTGCCGACTCAGGTGGGCCGGCCGGACCGCGTGGCGTTGGCGACGAAGGAgggcgggagttaatttttacGTGTGTTAATAAACCGGAGGGAGACAATCTCTAcaattgggaagggggaaaggaaccaCGGCCTCGGGAGAGACCCAGTTTCTCCCTCCCTGTGCCTGGCCTTTTATTCTTCGCTTTTTGTACCCTCCAATCTCCCGGAAACGCATGTGTGTAAAGTTGCCTTCAAGTCATTGCTGAGTTACAGCAAGGGATGAACAAACATGGTTTGCCATTTGTTGCCTCTGCCTAGAGATCCTGGCTGTCctgggtggtcttccatccaaatattgaccaaggTTGACCAGGGCTGCGGTTGTGATCGGCCTTGCCTGGGCCATTCTGGACAGGGCTAGAAATAAGAAAAACCCCAAAGAGGACAATGTTACACAAAAGCACAAACCTCACCAATCAGTAGTTTGGACCTAAAAGGTGAGGTGTCCACAAACTATAAATATTCAAATTATATTCACATAATTATTCCGTGCATGCATGAAGACCCATTTTGGGGACAAAACATTTTAGCATTGTAGATTTAGCATTATGTGGCGCATGTTTTGTGATTTCAGAGATTacggcagactttctcaacttttttcctgtcgagaaaccccagaagtgacgtaaTTGGTCAGaatggggttgggaagcatagctgtggacacgcccacccagggccccttccaggcgcatcattggccattttgggaggggtgggcgggtcaacatgaccgtatatggtcatatcactaataaatgtttaacaaatttaaaaatatatatcaaattatatataaaaactcccaccccttcaagaaaaccctacatttttaacttttaaatgtTATAGTTAACTTTATAAATTGTGCATAACAAATGTAAATGCGATTTGAATATTTATATTTCGGGGACACTTAACCTTTGATGCACCGTTTCAAATTAACAAGAGGTGTTGGGGTGTGACGGCGGTTGAGGGTGGGGCAGTTCTGGGGCTCCGGGAGAAAGACCGACGTCCCTGTTCTTTCTAGGGTTTCTACGGAATTACGATACAGGAAGCAGCCGTGGGGGCTGGTGAAATCCTTCATCGAGAAGAACTTCTGGAGCGGCCTGGATGATTATTTCCGCCACTTAGGTGAGAGCCGTGTGCCCCGGGCTGTTTTTGACTGTGTTTGACTGAATAGATATTGCCATCGTCAGCTGGTTCTCATACAGCAGAGCTGtcggggctctcccagccccacctccctcacagggaaaggaaagggaaggtgattggaagctgctttgagactccttcgggtagagaaaagtggcatataactcttcttcttcagtaatatcagggctctctcagcctcacccacctcacagggggtctgttgtggggggaggaaagggaaggtgattggaagctgctttgagactccttcgggtagagaaaagcggcatataagagccaactcttcttcatctttagtgatatcagagctctctcagcctcacctccctcacagggtgtctgttgtggggagaggaagggaaggcgatggtaagccgtttggagacttctttgggcagtgaataacggggtataaaaaccaactcttctattgaattattcattattttaaatatattgttaCCTGCTGTGAGCCCCCCTGGAAAGAGAGGGCTATGAATAAAACATTcttgttattaatattaatattattaatatgatcaagctagcctgagccatccggGTCAGAGTAGCTTTGCCTGCTTAACATCAAATCATTCTCTTCTCGTAGGTTTAGACCTATTATTTCAGTCCATTGTGGGGGAAATCAGTTTCCCCCTGCTGTGATTTATTTATAAAGGGAATAGTCCCCTTTATTTGTTTTCTCTAAAACATTTAGGTGCTGCCTTGTGACCCAAACAAGGTTCCCAAGGTGGGGAATGTAAAAACATTTGAACACTAAGACAGCATTtagaagaatatattaaaaagggGTCAAGCCCGTTGCTTTcgggaatacaacgggtgctagatttgggatgggtggggtagaagaactctgtggacagaactcttcccctccctccaggacctggaaaggctgcaggcagctgttagggaactcaccggcagaggcagctctcatgcagcagagacctgcagcctcagagggaaataaaaggaggagaaggtggtcaggtgggggacagaaggcaattggctggccgctagacacacaggcaagctggttggaggaggaggctctcaggggtgggacagccaccctgagtggcacttaagccatgagaccagctcctcccccaagcccttaccagaaatattaagtgaaacagatgatgaaagaaaaaaaaaccccaacccatATAAACCAACAACACCAAAACCAGTTATTGCCCAGAGGCCAAAGGGAACAACAGTGTCTTCATCCACTGGTGAAGGGCAGCACTAAAAAGAAACAggcaattatttatatatttatctgtCCGTCGTAAGGCGTGTGCACGCTGTTGCCAGGAGATTCTCTGAATGTAGGACTGGCTGGCAGCCAGGCGTGAGACCTTTgaagacctgggcctagtctgcacacataggatcatgcactttcaatgtgcgttggcagctggattttcctgtgcagaacaggaaatttacttctaaagggcactgaaagtgcattattgtgtGCAGAGTAGGCCCAGGTGTCCCATGGAgacctcccatccaaacaccagccAAGGCCGACCAGACACGCCTCCCTGGGAAGGCACTCCAAAGGCTTGGTGCCCCCACTGAGCGGTCCCCTTCTTGGGCTGCCGCTTGCCCTTATGCTGTGCTTCATTCCTTTATGTCCAAGACAAAGTCagtctcctcctctttcttcgcTGACTGTGGCTTCCTCCGGCAGAGAGCGAACTGACCAAAACGGAGAGCACATACCTAGCCGAGCTTCACCGACAATCCCCCAAagaaaaagcaagcaaacaatcCACGGTGCGCCGGAGGAAACGGCCCCACACGCACTTACGGGGGCCGCATCTGGAGGAAGTGCTGAGCCCCGTCACCACCCCCACAGACGAGGAGGCAGTAGGTCGAATCAAACGTGTGGCAGGTAGGGGGAGGCACCTGCGGGGACTGGGAATGGCTTCGTGGAGGGGTTgcggggagatggggggaggtctTTCTGGccctctttggggagggggcgggacacAGGTTTCTTGGAAGGTATTTGCAAAGTCAGAGAGTCGCTGATCTATAggaactaaagcaggggtagtcaaactgcggccctccgcatgtccatggactacaattcccatgagcccctgccagcgaatgcttgcaggggctcatgggaattgtagtccatggacatgcggagggccgcagtttgattacccctgccttaaaggattgCCTTCTTTCTCCTGCTAGTCCATTTTAGAACTTAAAGCGCAGGCCGCATTtacgggtagggttgccagctccaggttggaaaattcctggagattccaaGGGTGGCgcttgagaagggcagggttcAGGGCGAATAAAGATTCATTTGTTGACGTTCATGTTTCTGCTCTTTTCCAGGTTCCACACAAACACGGCACATCCCAGAGGAAAGTCCCAGCGGCTTCCACTTACAGAGCGTCTCCAAGCTGCTGCTCATTATCAGTTGTGTGTAAGTTATACTGTTCCCCCTTCggcctgtggggggtggggtgggtcatctttctgtctccctttgctttcttcctgcccccttgtgtgtgtctctttctctctctctctccatgactcccagcctcatttctCTTCCCGAATCTAGAAGGGCTTTTTGCAAGAAATTGCTAACCCTCGCCTGATGAAGAAGAATTCTCCCCGTGCATGTTTGGAATGGAGAAGACCCTactcagtgagaaagacagagatgctggggagagttgaaggcagcagggaaagcggGAGACACGGAATAGGATGGATGGACTCAGTCAAAGTAGCCATGGCCCTAGGAATGCCAGATGCCACGTGCCCCCTGGACAACAGCAAAGGATGGCCAGATCCAGGataggaaactcctgaagatttggggatggagccaggggaggacaggaCCTCAGAAGGGTTTCAGTACCATGGACTGtgcctctccaaatgtccatggactacaatgaccatgagcccctgccagcagagacacagtttggccagccctgccctggggggggggggtgggttggtTCCAGAAGAGGTCAGTCTGTTCATCCAGGCTGGTAGAAGAGTGTAACAGGGCAGGTTGGCAGAGAGAGTGGAGAAATGGGGCTGGGGGGCAGTATAGAAGAATACTGAGATAAATCCCGTCTGAAGTGCAGGAGGCAGAGATGAAGCAGCCAGAGTGAGTTCAGATTTGGGGTGGTTCGGAGGgggtttgctatttcctgcctttGTGTCATGACCGCCCTTCCAAGCACTAggcagggcccaccctgcttagcgtcCGAGCTCTGATGGGACCAGGGTTGCCTGGGCTGTCTAGGTCaagaagaaggtggtggtggtggttcttaaTAGCATGGcctgtgtgtagtatagccagaagATCCTAAGATGGTGTttggcagtcaggcaagagatgtttggagatggtttgccatttgccACTGAAAGCTGAGTTTTTCAGGACTCTGCCTTAACTCTGTTTGGTGATACGCACATTCCtcgccccatcaccaccaccactacgCTAGGGCACCCTCCAGTTAAGGCCACCCATGTTCTGGGTGTTCGCTTTCTCTTTGCAtgctcttttccccctccccaactctgTGCTCTGTGTCCTTTAGAAGACTTTCCCTGGCCGTTTCTCTTGGCTCTGGTGTGCTTctaaccttctcctcctccatctttTCTCTTCCCTGCACACATTAGGATTTGTTTCAGGTACTGTCTCCTTTTATTACCTTCCTTCTCGGCCAttggtctctttccctctctcttctgtctgtctgtctgtctgtctgtctgtctgtctgtctgtctcttctcTCTCCATTCCGGTTGGTGGGTTTGGTCCTTGACACCATCTGTCTGAATGCTGCTCACCTTCTTCTGGGCCACCCTTGTCTGTTGCTTTGTGGACTGAGCTCCCTTCCTACCTCGTTCTTTCTCTGCTTCACCAACAAAACCTTTTCTGCCCCCTTTACTGTTGCGATCCAATGAGGGTATGCCTAGCTTCTTCGTCTGCTTGTCATATTTTGAGATTCGCACATGGGCCCTTGCATCCGGTCCTGGGGCTGAGAAATGTCTCCAAAAGAAGGGAAGAGAGAACAGCAGACATgccaggagggggcagggagcagggcACGTAGTACCCCCCTCAAGCATTCAGGTGAAGGCCAGGACCATTCCTCCCTTGCCATCTTCTCATGGTTCATTTTTGGCACAAATGTGTTGTgacttgctgcttcccaagaatTGGGCTCAtttttcattttccttgcttgtaagttcctgtttcttcaggggacttctgttctgcacatgttcactccctctagtggttgattcgatATTACATCAATCTTTATGTCTGGCATATGTCTGCAGTTTGAAGAGAGCTATCGTGGACATAAACTAATGTAATCCTGAATTTACCACTAGGGGGagcagaaaagggggaggggggaaaacctcCCAAAGAAATAGGAAATGAGAAAGTGGGATAACCTTTGGTGCCTTTCGTTTAGGCAGGGTGAGCCAAGTAACCTGTTTTTGCATAAATAACAACTCAGAACGTTTCTCTGCTGATGTTTGTACACCCGTTTTGTTAtacagctagagcaggggtagtcaaactgcggccctccatggacatctggagggccgcagtttgactacccctgagctagagcatATTGGATTGTGAAGGTGTATTTGGACATGCCCCAAGACCTAGGACACTTGAGATCACTTTGGCGCGTTAAAAAAAGGACTCTGAGAGTCTGTCTGTCTTCAAGAAGTGTCCTCTTTCTTTTTGCCTCCTCAGTCTGGTGCTTTTGGTAATCCTCAACATGATGCTGTTCTACAAACTCTGGATGTTGGAATACACCACCCAGACTCTCACGGCATGGCAGGGCCTGCGATTACAGGAAAGGTAACCCCCTTCCACCTCCATGATTCTAAGCATTTGAAAATTAAGTGGGGCATGAATTTCTGTGTGCTTCAAACATGGATATCCCCAGTGAATATTTCGCGGGGCAAATTTAAATAACGTCATTTCCATGGCAACGGCCACCACAGTTGCTCCTACCCCTCTTTCTCACTTCGCTTATTAcattccctctcttctccccagccCTGTGTGCATACTTCCgcctctcgtggcagccattttgtagttggctcctcctcctatgacagccattttgtcattgcgccctctgtcagaattccagatgtaAAGGACCCCGAGGCACCGGCAGCTTTTCCAGAACTCCTCTCTGCTTCTCTGTCCTGTTAGGTTGCCCCAGTCGCAGACAGAATGGGCCCAGTTACTAGAGTCCCAGCAGA
It includes:
- the GRAMD1B gene encoding protein Aster-B isoform X3, which produces MPAANMTETLQLPALQVPEHQEVESGRAWSSSSTPTLRRRRFKMRRVKQVQEPSLETASSANKEFLQLPSIEITPSSDEDTPWSNCSTPSASPRRKRFLLRKWLSVREKKECSENSSQQSSHDDDPSRFLSPRMRDDSTASNSNRSTPACSPILRKRSRSPTLQDLPGDAMVEKGSDHSSDKSPSTPEQGVQRSCSSQSGRSGAKNSKKSQSWYNVLSPTYKQRNEDFRKLFKQLPDTERLIVDYSCALQRDILLQGRLYLSENWICFYSNIFRWETLLTVRLKDICSMTKEKTARLIPNAIQVCTDTEKHFFTSFGARDRTYMMMFRLWQNALLEKPLCPKELWHFVHQCYGTELGLTSDDEDYVPPDDDFNTMGYCEEIPVEENEVNDSSSKSSMEVKPEASPSPQLPKKSVTTSSTLTPTGSTEAPVPYEGIVPEEQEVVDIPVEKELTIANIIGDKIEIIAPVNSPSLDFNDNEDIPTELSDSSETHDEGEVQAFYEDLNGRQYMNEVFNFSVDKLYDLLFTDSQFLRDFMEQRRFSDIIFHPWKKEETGNQSRVILYTITLTNPLAPKTATVTETQTMYKASQESECYVIDAEVLTHDVPYHDYFYTINRYTLTRVSRNKCRLRVSTELRYRKQPWGLVKSFIEKNFWSGLDDYFRHLESELTKTESTYLAELHRQSPKEKASKQSTVRRRKRPHTHLRGPHLEEVLSPVTTPTDEEAVGRIKRVAGSTQTRHIPEESPSGFHLQSVSKLLLIISCVLVLLVILNMMLFYKLWMLEYTTQTLTAWQGLRLQERLPQSQTEWAQLLESQQRYHDTELQKWREIIKSSVMLLDQMKDSLINLQNGIGSRDYRPEPDEKRKRFH
- the GRAMD1B gene encoding protein Aster-B isoform X6, which translates into the protein MKGFKLACTASNSNRSTPACSPILRKRSRSPTLQDLPGDAMVEKGSDHSSDKSPSTPEQGVQRSCSSQSGRSGAKNSKKSQSWYNHERQQIRRVLSPTYKQRNEDFRKLFKQLPDTERLIVDYSCALQRDILLQGRLYLSENWICFYSNIFRWETLLTVRLKDICSMTKEKTARLIPNAIQVCTDTEKHFFTSFGARDRTYMMMFRLWQNALLEKPLCPKELWHFVHQCYGTELGLTSDDEDYVPPDDDFNTMGYCEEIPVEENEVNDSSSKSSMEVKPEASPSPQLPKKSVTTSSTLTPTGSTEAPVPYEGIVPEEQEVVDIPVEKELTIANIIGDKIEIIAPVNSPSLDFNDNEDIPTELSDSSETHDEGEVQAFYEDLNGRQYMNEVFNFSVDKLYDLLFTDSQFLRDFMEQRRFSDIIFHPWKKEETGNQSRVILYTITLTNPLAPKTATVTETQTMYKASQESECYVIDAEVLTHDVPYHDYFYTINRYTLTRVSRNKCRLRVSTELRYRKQPWGLVKSFIEKNFWSGLDDYFRHLESELTKTESTYLAELHRQSPKEKASKQSTVRRRKRPHTHLRGPHLEEVLSPVTTPTDEEAVGRIKRVAGSTQTRHIPEESPSGFHLQSVSKLLLIISCVLVLLVILNMMLFYKLWMLEYTTQTLTAWQGLRLQERLPQSQTEWAQLLESQQRYHDTELQKWREIIKSSVMLLDQMKDSLINLQNGIGSRDYRPEPDEKRKRFH
- the GRAMD1B gene encoding protein Aster-B isoform X8 is translated as MASSKTLKRQREGSLLARIQPLERRTRPGYCAVPGQGRPVPLPPADLRDSQSCELHGELKFRCVGTVSTASNSNRSTPACSPILRKRSRSPTLQDLPGDAMVEKGSDHSSDKSPSTPEQGVQRSCSSQSGRSGAKNSKKSQSWYNHERQQIRRVLSPTYKQRNEDFRKLFKQLPDTERLIVDYSCALQRDILLQGRLYLSENWICFYSNIFRWETLLTVRLKDICSMTKEKTARLIPNAIQVCTDTEKHFFTSFGARDRTYMMMFRLWQNALLEKPLCPKELWHFVHQCYGTELGLTSDDEDYVPPDDDFNTMGYCEEIPVEENEVNDSSSKSSMEVKPEASPSPQLPKKSVTTSSTLTPTGSTEAPVPYEGIVPEEQEVVDIPVEKELTIANIIGDKIEIIAPVNSPSLDFNDNEDIPTELSDSSETHDEGEVQAFYEDLNGRQYMNEVFNFSVDKLYDLLFTDSQFLRDFMEQRRFSDIIFHPWKKEETGNQSRVILYTITLTNPLAPKTATVTETQTMYKASQESECYVIDAEVLTHDVPYHDYFYTINRYTLTRVSRNKCRLRVSTELRYRKQPWGLVKSFIEKNFWSGLDDYFRHLESELTKTESTYLAELHRQSPKEKASKQSTVRRRKRPHTHLRGPHLEEVLSPVTTPTDEEAVGRIKRVAGSTQTRHIPEESPSGFHLQSVSKLLLIISCVLVLLVILNMMLFYKLWMLEYTTQTLTAWQGLRLQERLPQSQTEWAQLLESQQRYHDTELQKWREIIKSSVMLLDQMKDSLINLQNGIGSRDYRPEPDEKRKRFH
- the GRAMD1B gene encoding protein Aster-B isoform X11, which translates into the protein MVEKGSDHSSDKSPSTPEQGVQRSCSSQSGRSGAKNSKKSQSWYNHERQQIRRVLSPTYKQRNEDFRKLFKQLPDTERLIVDYSCALQRDILLQGRLYLSENWICFYSNIFRWETLLTVRLKDICSMTKEKTARLIPNAIQVCTDTEKHFFTSFGARDRTYMMMFRLWQNALLEKPLCPKELWHFVHQCYGTELGLTSDDEDYVPPDDDFNTMGYCEEIPVEENEVNDSSSKSSMEVKPEASPSPQLPKKSVTTSSTLTPTGSTEAPVPYEGIVPEEQEVVDIPVEKELTIANIIGDKIEIIAPVNSPSLDFNDNEDIPTELSDSSETHDEGEVQAFYEDLNGRQYMNEVFNFSVDKLYDLLFTDSQFLRDFMEQRRFSDIIFHPWKKEETGNQSRVILYTITLTNPLAPKTATVTETQTMYKASQESECYVIDAEVLTHDVPYHDYFYTINRYTLTRVSRNKCRLRVSTELRYRKQPWGLVKSFIEKNFWSGLDDYFRHLESELTKTESTYLAELHRQSPKEKASKQSTVRRRKRPHTHLRGPHLEEVLSPVTTPTDEEAVGRIKRVAGSTQTRHIPEESPSGFHLQSVSKLLLIISCVLVLLVILNMMLFYKLWMLEYTTQTLTAWQGLRLQERLPQSQTEWAQLLESQQRYHDTELQKWREIIKSSVMLLDQMKDSLINLQNGIGSRDYRPEPDEKRKRFH